The Jeotgalibacillus aurantiacus genome segment GACTTTGAAAAGTTAAACAGCATGGAGTTAATCGAACAGACATTTGTCGATGCTGCTCTGAAATCAGGAGCAGAAGTCAGAGAAGTGGCATTTCACAAATTTGCACCGCAGGGAGTAAGTGGCGTTGTGATTATTTCTGAATCACACCTTACAATTCACAGCTTCCCGGAGCATGGTTACGCGAGTATTGACGTATACACATGCGGGGACCTGGATCCGACAATCGCAGCAGATTATATCGCTGAAGCGCTTGGTGCACAAACACGTGAGACTGTTGAAGTGCCAAGAGGCATGGGTCCTGTTAAAGTTGGTAAACCTGCTATTAGTGCCGTTTAATAGAATATTGACCGTTCAGGAGGATGCCTTTGTGCATCCTCTTTTTATATACTTATTAAATGGTGAAATCGGGCTGGACTCACCTGTCGCTTTC includes the following:
- the speD gene encoding adenosylmethionine decarboxylase, yielding METMGRHVIAELWGCDFEKLNSMELIEQTFVDAALKSGAEVREVAFHKFAPQGVSGVVIISESHLTIHSFPEHGYASIDVYTCGDLDPTIAADYIAEALGAQTRETVEVPRGMGPVKVGKPAISAV